In Malus sylvestris chromosome 16, drMalSylv7.2, whole genome shotgun sequence, the following are encoded in one genomic region:
- the LOC126607045 gene encoding 30S ribosomal protein S1, chloroplastic-like, protein MASLAQQFTGLRCSPLSTSRLSKPSILPKQNKMPGLLPIVSAAVISNAQTKERLKLKEIFEDAHERCRTAPMEGVSFTLDSFYNALEKYDFNSEIGTKVRGTVFNIDNNGALVDITAKSSAYLPLQEACIHKIKSVEEVGMVPGVREEFVIIGENQADDSLILSLKSIQYDLAWERCRQLQAEDVVVKGKVVGANKGGVVAVVEGLRGFVPFSQISTKSTAEDLLEKEIPLKFVEVDEEQSRLVLSNRKAMADNQAQLGIGSVVIGTVQSLKPYGAFIDIGGINGLLHVSQISHDRVSDIATVLQPGDTLKVMILSHDRERGRVSLSTKKLEPTPGDMIRNPTLVFEKAEEMAQTFRQRIAQAEAMARADMLRFQPESGLTLSSDGILGPLTSDLPVEGLDLSDVPPAEVTD, encoded by the exons atggcGTCTCTGGCTCAGCAATTCACAGGCTTAAGATGCTCACCGCTCTCAACCTCGCGGCTCTCGAAGCCCTCAATCCTTCCCAAGCAAAACAAAATGCCGGGTTTGCTCCCCATCGTCTCCGCCGCGGTCATCTCGAATGCGCAGACCAAAGAGCGCCTCAAGCTGAAGGAAATCTTCGAAGACGCCCACGAACGGTGTCGTACAGCCCCCATGGAAGGCGTCTCTTTCACTCTCGACTCCTTTTACAACGCTCTTGAGAAGTACGACTTCAATTCTGAGATTGGAACTAAG gtgaGGGGGACAGTTTTCAATATAGATAACAATGGAGCATTAGTTGACATTACTGCAAAGTCTTCAGCATACTTGCCTTTGCAAGAGGCATGCATTCACAAAATAAAGAGTGTGGAAGAAGTGGGCATGGTTCCCGGAGTGAGAGAGGAATTTGTGATTATAGGTGAAAATCAAGCTGACGACAGCTTGATCTTGAGCTTGAAGTCCATCCAGTATGACCTTGCGTGGGAAAGATGTAGACAGCTCCAAGCTGAGGATGTTGTTGTCAAGGGTAAG GTTGTTGGTGCGAACAAAGGTGGAGTGGTGGCTGTGGTGGAAGGCCTTAGAGGTTTTGTTCCTTTCTCACAGATATCAACA AAATCAACCGCAGAAGATCTTCTTGAAAAGGAGATTCCTCTGAAGTTTGTGGAGGTTGATGAAGAACAGTCTAGGCTTGTTCTCAGTAACCGCAAGGCCATGGCAGACAACCAAGCACAGCTTGGAATTGGATCAGTTGTCATTGGAACTGTCCAGAGCCTGAAGCCATATGGTGCCTTTATCGACATTGGTGGAATCAATGGTCTTCTTCATGTTAGCCAGATCAGTCATGACCGAGTCTCAGATATTGCAACAGTTCTCCAACCTGGTGACACTCTCAAG GTCATGATATTGAGCCATGACCGTGAGAGAGGCCGTGTAAGTCTATCTACCAAGAAGTTAGAACCTACTCCTGGTGACATGATCCGCAACCCAACACTTGTTTTCGAGAAG GCGGAGGAAATGGCACAGACATTCAGGCAGAGAATTGCTCAAGCAGAAGCTATGGCTCGTGCGGACATGCTCCGTTTCCAACCAGAG